The Streptomyces sp. HUAS CB01 genome has a segment encoding these proteins:
- a CDS encoding bifunctional metallophosphatase/5'-nucleotidase — translation MPLNRRTFLGRSAAAGAGVAVAGGAAAPAAAHGGRGREKRYSFTVMGTTDLHGNVFNWDYFTDREFDDKAHNDVGLAKISTLVEQVREEKGRRNTLLIDAGDTIQGTQLSYYYAKVDPITARRGPVHPMAQAMNAIGYDAAALGNHEFNYGIPVLRKFQEQCDFPLLGANALDARTLLPAFPPYSMHRLCTPHGRDVRVAVLGLTNPGIAIWDKANVSGRMVFPGLEEQAAKWVPKLRSMGADVVIVSAHSGSSGTSSYGDQLPYIENAAALVAEQVPGIDAILVGHAHTEIAEYTVTNKETGRPVVLSEPLKWGQRLTLFDFDLVWERGRWAVAKVGAKVLNSNSVAEDPGITKLLGDEHAKVVAYVNQVIGTSTAAMATADAPWKDEPIIDLINHVQAETVKAALAGGQWAALPVLSQASCFSRTAAIPAGQVTIRDAAGLYPFENTLEARLMTGAQLKDYLEYSARYYVQTPAGAPVDTAKLTNADGIPDYNYDAVSGLTYEIDIAKPAGARIVNLAFDGTALDPAAQFVLAVNNYRASGGGAFPHVAKARQLWSNSDEIRNTIIQWVQAKGTVDPAAFASVGWKLTRDGVPVF, via the coding sequence ATGCCGCTCAATCGCAGGACGTTCCTGGGCCGTTCGGCCGCCGCGGGGGCCGGGGTCGCCGTCGCGGGCGGTGCCGCGGCCCCCGCCGCGGCCCACGGCGGTCGCGGGCGGGAGAAGCGGTACTCGTTCACCGTGATGGGCACGACCGACCTGCACGGGAACGTCTTCAACTGGGACTACTTCACCGACCGGGAGTTCGACGACAAGGCCCACAACGACGTGGGACTGGCGAAGATCTCCACCCTGGTCGAGCAGGTGCGCGAGGAGAAGGGGAGGCGCAACACGCTCCTCATCGACGCCGGTGACACGATCCAGGGCACCCAGTTGTCGTACTACTACGCCAAGGTCGACCCGATCACCGCGCGCCGCGGTCCGGTGCACCCCATGGCGCAGGCGATGAACGCCATCGGCTACGACGCCGCCGCGCTCGGCAACCACGAGTTCAACTACGGCATCCCGGTGCTGCGCAAGTTCCAGGAGCAGTGCGACTTCCCGCTGCTCGGTGCCAACGCGCTGGACGCGAGGACGCTGCTGCCCGCGTTCCCGCCGTACAGCATGCACCGGCTGTGCACGCCGCACGGGCGGGATGTGCGGGTGGCGGTGCTGGGGCTGACGAACCCGGGCATCGCGATCTGGGACAAGGCCAACGTCAGCGGGAGGATGGTGTTCCCGGGTCTGGAGGAGCAGGCGGCGAAGTGGGTGCCGAAGCTGCGCTCGATGGGTGCGGACGTGGTGATCGTGTCGGCGCACTCCGGGTCCAGTGGGACGTCCTCCTACGGCGACCAGCTGCCGTACATCGAGAACGCGGCGGCGCTGGTGGCCGAGCAGGTGCCGGGGATCGACGCGATCCTCGTGGGGCACGCGCACACCGAGATCGCCGAGTACACGGTCACCAACAAGGAGACGGGCCGGCCGGTCGTGCTGTCCGAGCCGCTGAAGTGGGGCCAGCGCCTGACCCTCTTCGACTTCGACCTCGTGTGGGAGCGGGGCCGGTGGGCGGTGGCGAAGGTGGGGGCGAAGGTCCTCAACTCCAACTCGGTCGCGGAGGACCCGGGGATCACGAAGCTGCTGGGGGACGAGCACGCGAAGGTCGTGGCGTACGTCAACCAGGTCATCGGCACGTCCACGGCGGCGATGGCCACGGCGGACGCGCCGTGGAAGGACGAGCCGATCATCGACCTGATCAACCACGTCCAGGCGGAGACGGTGAAGGCGGCGCTGGCGGGCGGGCAGTGGGCGGCGCTGCCGGTCCTGTCGCAGGCGTCGTGCTTCTCGCGCACGGCTGCGATCCCGGCGGGGCAGGTGACGATCCGGGACGCGGCCGGTCTGTACCCGTTCGAGAACACGCTGGAGGCGCGGCTGATGACCGGTGCCCAGCTGAAGGACTATCTGGAGTACTCGGCGCGGTACTACGTGCAGACGCCGGCCGGGGCGCCGGTGGACACGGCGAAGCTGACGAACGCCGACGGCATTCCGGACTACAACTACGACGCGGTGTCGGGTCTGACGTACGAGATCGACATCGCGAAGCCGGCCGGTGCGCGGATCGTGAACCTGGCGTTCGACGGCACGGCGCTGGACCCGGCGGCGCAGTTCGTGCTGGCGGTGAACAACTACCGGGCCAGCGGGGGCGGTGCGTTCCCGCACGTCGCCAAGGCCAGGCAGCTGTGGTCGAACTCGGACGAGATCCGCAACACGATCATCCAGTGGGTGCAGGCGAAGGGCACGGTGGACCCGGCGGCGTTCGCGTCGGTGGGCTGGAAGCTGACCCGGGACGGTGTTCCGGTCTTCTAG
- a CDS encoding lysine N(6)-hydroxylase/L-ornithine N(5)-oxygenase family protein produces the protein MTGTPAHGAPQTDRPHDLVGIGIGPFNLSLAALAHGLRTGDTAGGLTTAFYDQRPSFHWHAGLLIDGTTLQVPFLADLVTLADPASPWSFLGYLKDRDRLFPFYFAEKFHIERAEYDAYCRWVSDRLPGLHFGHQVDAVRWNPERSLFEVDFTRLDEHGGAESLGRAHARHLAVGIGTEPHVPESLRPLVDAPGVPVIHSADYLEHRERLLAAGHITVIGSGQSGAEIFLDVLRARPAGTERVHWLARTEAFAPMEYSKLGLEHFTPDYTRYFHALPETVRDDLVPRQWQLHKGIDTDTIAAIHEELYRRTLRTGWPDAVLTPGVRVRTAGRVASTKVELHLEHLQQGTRSRLTTDAVVLATGYRERPLDRLLVGLDPYMRRDASHRPRVDEHFRLVLDPAVTGSVYVQNAERHTHGVGAPDLGLAAWRSATILNSLTGKEPYPLPRRTAFTSFGLERHEAPGIPGQAPRATPLEERHRSRH, from the coding sequence ATGACCGGCACGCCCGCCCATGGCGCCCCCCAGACCGACCGGCCGCACGACCTCGTGGGCATCGGCATCGGGCCCTTCAACCTCTCCCTCGCCGCCCTCGCCCACGGGCTGCGGACCGGGGACACCGCGGGCGGCCTCACCACCGCCTTCTACGACCAGCGCCCCTCGTTCCACTGGCACGCCGGCCTGCTCATCGACGGCACCACCCTCCAGGTGCCGTTCCTCGCCGACCTCGTCACCCTCGCCGACCCCGCCAGCCCCTGGTCCTTCCTCGGCTACCTCAAGGACCGCGACCGCCTCTTCCCCTTCTACTTCGCCGAGAAGTTCCACATCGAGCGCGCCGAGTACGACGCCTACTGCCGCTGGGTCAGCGACCGGCTGCCCGGCCTCCACTTCGGGCACCAGGTCGACGCCGTCCGCTGGAACCCGGAACGCTCCCTGTTCGAGGTCGACTTCACCCGGCTCGACGAGCACGGGGGAGCGGAGTCACTGGGCCGCGCCCACGCCCGCCACCTCGCCGTCGGCATCGGTACGGAACCCCACGTACCCGAATCCCTGCGACCCCTCGTCGACGCCCCCGGCGTCCCCGTGATCCACTCCGCCGACTACCTGGAGCACCGCGAACGCCTCCTCGCCGCCGGACACATCACCGTCATCGGCTCCGGCCAGTCCGGCGCCGAGATCTTCCTCGACGTACTGCGCGCCCGCCCCGCCGGCACCGAGCGGGTCCACTGGCTGGCCCGCACCGAGGCGTTCGCGCCCATGGAGTACTCCAAGCTCGGCCTGGAACACTTCACCCCCGACTACACCCGCTACTTCCACGCCCTGCCCGAGACCGTGCGGGACGACCTCGTCCCCCGCCAGTGGCAGCTCCACAAGGGCATCGACACCGACACCATCGCGGCCATCCACGAGGAGCTGTACCGGCGCACCCTGCGCACCGGCTGGCCCGACGCCGTCCTCACCCCCGGAGTGCGGGTCCGCACCGCCGGCCGCGTCGCCAGTACCAAGGTCGAACTCCACCTGGAACACCTCCAGCAGGGCACCCGCTCCCGGCTCACCACCGACGCCGTCGTCCTCGCCACCGGCTACCGCGAACGCCCCCTCGACCGGCTCCTCGTCGGCCTCGACCCGTACATGCGACGCGACGCCTCCCACCGGCCCCGCGTCGACGAACACTTCCGGCTCGTCCTCGACCCGGCCGTCACCGGCTCCGTCTACGTGCAGAACGCCGAGCGGCACACCCACGGAGTCGGCGCACCCGACCTCGGACTGGCCGCCTGGCGCAGCGCGACCATCCTCAACTCCCTCACCGGCAAGGAGCCCTACCCCCTGCCCCGGCGCACCGCCTTCACCAGCTTCGGCCTCGAACGGCACGAGGCGCCCGGCATTCCCGGCCAGGCGCCCCGTGCCACCCCGCTCGAGGAACGGCACCGGTCACGGCACTGA
- a CDS encoding pyridoxal phosphate-dependent decarboxylase family protein: MTTPPRLTSSPNPGGGLPPLAGGIEGPDALRPLLGVVLDALRAGAVARGGPLPPGGPELLTAAVAETVAPVIPDHGRGAEEALRSLVEAVAYGAADPADPRCAAHLHTPPLALAVAADLAASALNPSLDSWDQAPAASALEAEVTRALAAEVYPRAAHPDALVTTGGTEANQLAVLLARERHGPVRIVCGAGTHHSVRRSAWLLGLPEPVTVPAPDGTTDLAALDDALTALHGTPALVTATAGTTDAGLVDPLPGIADLCERHGAELHVDAAYGGPLLFSSRHRDLLRGLDRAHSVTLDLHKLGWQPVAAGILAVRDGARLTPLAHTADYLNPDDDTEAGLPDLLGRSLRTTRRPDILKIAVTLRALGRDGLADLVDRTCAAARECADLIEKHPALELHRRPELTTVLFRPRGADDAAVAGLRRRLLHDGLAVLGRAHADGRLWLKATLLNPHTTAHALDTLIALVEGSSTR, encoded by the coding sequence ATGACGACGCCGCCGCGCCTGACGTCGAGCCCGAACCCCGGTGGCGGGCTCCCGCCGCTCGCCGGAGGGATCGAGGGGCCCGACGCGCTGCGGCCCCTCCTCGGCGTGGTGCTGGACGCGCTCCGCGCGGGGGCCGTCGCGCGGGGCGGACCGCTGCCGCCCGGCGGGCCCGAACTCCTGACCGCGGCCGTGGCGGAGACCGTCGCCCCCGTGATCCCCGACCACGGCCGCGGCGCCGAGGAAGCGCTCCGCAGCCTCGTCGAGGCCGTCGCGTACGGAGCCGCCGACCCCGCCGACCCCCGGTGCGCCGCCCACCTCCACACCCCGCCCCTCGCGCTCGCCGTCGCCGCCGACCTGGCCGCGTCCGCGCTCAACCCGTCCCTGGACTCCTGGGACCAGGCCCCCGCCGCCTCCGCGCTGGAGGCCGAGGTGACCCGCGCCCTCGCCGCCGAGGTGTACCCCCGAGCCGCTCACCCCGACGCCCTCGTCACCACCGGGGGCACCGAGGCCAACCAACTCGCCGTCCTCCTCGCCCGCGAGCGCCACGGACCCGTCCGGATCGTCTGCGGGGCGGGCACCCACCACTCGGTGCGCCGATCCGCCTGGCTCCTCGGGCTGCCCGAGCCCGTGACCGTCCCCGCCCCGGACGGCACCACCGACCTCGCCGCCCTCGACGACGCCCTCACCGCCCTGCACGGCACCCCCGCGCTCGTCACGGCCACCGCCGGCACCACCGACGCCGGACTCGTCGACCCGCTCCCCGGCATCGCCGACCTCTGCGAACGCCACGGCGCCGAACTGCACGTCGACGCCGCCTACGGCGGCCCGCTGCTGTTCAGCTCCCGCCACCGGGACCTCCTGCGCGGCCTGGACCGCGCCCACTCCGTCACCCTCGACCTGCACAAACTGGGCTGGCAGCCGGTCGCCGCCGGCATCCTCGCCGTCCGCGACGGCGCCCGGCTCACCCCGCTCGCCCACACCGCCGACTACCTCAACCCGGACGACGACACCGAGGCCGGACTGCCCGACCTCCTCGGCCGCTCCCTGCGGACGACCCGCCGCCCCGACATCCTCAAGATCGCCGTGACCCTGCGGGCCCTCGGCCGCGACGGGCTCGCGGACCTCGTCGACCGCACCTGCGCCGCCGCCCGGGAGTGCGCCGACCTGATCGAGAAGCACCCCGCCCTGGAACTCCACCGCAGGCCCGAGCTGACCACGGTCCTCTTCCGCCCACGCGGCGCCGACGACGCAGCCGTCGCCGGCCTCCGCCGCCGGCTCCTGCACGACGGCCTCGCCGTCCTCGGCCGCGCCCACGCGGACGGCAGGCTCTGGCTCAAGGCCACCCTGCTCAACCCCCACACCACCGCGCACGCCCTCGACACCCTCATCGCACTCGTGGAAGGCAGCAGCACCCGATGA